The following is a genomic window from bacterium.
TCTGGACCTCGACGCCGAAGCGCCGGTGGATCTCCTCGACGGGGCACGGAAGCGGAGCGGTCCCCAGAAAGCGCAGGGGCAGCTCGCGATCGCCGGGGTCGGCGGGTTTCGACATCAGCATCGCGATCATCGGACCGACCGAGACCATTCCCGTGCAGCCGAAGCGCCGCACGATCTCCCACGCGGTCGCGGGATGGAATCGTTTCTCGATCACGCTCTGGGAGCCTGCGAGGATCGGTGTCAGGAGCCCCTGCAGCCCGCTCACGTGGAACATCGGCATGGGGACGAAGACGACGTCGCGCTCGGTCATCCGGGCGCTGTCGACGAAACTCCAGCCGAGCCGCACGAGGTATTCGTGACTGAGGACCACGCCTTTCGAGGGGCCCGTCGTGCCGGACGTGTAGAGGACCGTCGCGTAGTCGCCCGGATCGGGCCAGGTCGGGACTGCCATCGGCGCGGCCGCCAGCAGCGCCTGCGTCGTCGTTGCGTTCCGCGCGGAGGCTTCGCTGTCTGCGCGCAGGATCACGTGCTCGAGCGCCGGGCATCGAGGGCGCACCTGCTCGACGGCGGAAAGCGTGTCGGCGTCGCAGACCACGGCCCGAGCCCCGCTGTCGTCGAGCTGGTGGCGGAGGAACTCGCCTCGATAGGCGAGGTTGATGGGGACCGCGACCGCGCCGACCAGCATCCCCCCCAGCCAGATCTCGGCGAACTCGAGGGAGTTCGCCAGGAAGAGCGAGTAGCGGTCGCCCGATCGGAGTCCGAGGCTCGATAGCCCTGCCGCGGCGCGGCGCGCACCGTCCCAGAGCCGACCGAACGTGACCGGCTCGCCTTCGAACCGGATCGCGATGTGGTCGGGGGTTGCCTCTGCTCGCTCGGCGAGAAGCTCGACCAGGGACTTCACGCCGGGGCGACCTCGATCTCGTCGATCGCGTGCTTCGGATAGAACTGGTAGCACCACTGCCGAAGCTTCGTGTAGGCGTCGACTTCCTCCGGAGCGAAGTTCGCCGCGGGCAGGTATTTCATGTTCTCCCAGGCGAAGTAGTCCTGAGGGATCACCTGCCACTGGAGCTCGAGCATGTGCAGCGCGATCCCGGTCGGCTCGTCCCCGTCATCGCCCTCGACCCGCTTCGACGTCTGCTGCATGAAGTTGCGGCACATCTCGTCGTCGATGGGCGTCATGCAAGCGATCTGGAGCGTCGGGTGGGGGACCTCCCACCGGACGCAGCCGAAGAAGCCCCACGCCCTGACGTCCGTCGTCGCCTCGACCTCGCCGTCGGGTGTCATCCGAGTCGAGTCCTTGCCGGCTCCGTAGGGAACGTGCAGCTTGCATTGGAACTCCGGGTAGCCGAACACGTACTCGGTCGCCGTCGGCGCGCGACCGGCGCCGTGCACCCAGGCCACGTGCGCCGGGTCCGCGGCGTTCTCGTGGGGGAGCTGGGGGTGACACTTCACCTCCCAGCTGCGTCCGCTGAAGGGGAGCAT
Proteins encoded in this region:
- a CDS encoding Rieske 2Fe-2S domain-containing protein — translated: MPNPVLSLPRFRYPRSWWQIGWSHEIDKGEVKALKYFNEDFVLWRGDSGQLYLQDAFCLHLGAHRGVKGEFTDRMGHVKGDQLMCPWHGWMWNGEGRNTEIPYSKQDCKAHLQIKTYEVRELHGMIMMWWDSEGNPPQWDLPAFPELEDDGWYPMLPFSGRSWEVKCHPQLPHENAADPAHVAWVHGAGRAPTATEYVFGYPEFQCKLHVPYGAGKDSTRMTPDGEVEATTDVRAWGFFGCVRWEVPHPTLQIACMTPIDDEMCRNFMQQTSKRVEGDDGDEPTGIALHMLELQWQVIPQDYFAWENMKYLPAANFAPEEVDAYTKLRQWCYQFYPKHAIDEIEVAPA
- a CDS encoding AMP-binding protein, which gives rise to MKSLVELLAERAEATPDHIAIRFEGEPVTFGRLWDGARRAAAGLSSLGLRSGDRYSLFLANSLEFAEIWLGGMLVGAVAVPINLAYRGEFLRHQLDDSGARAVVCDADTLSAVEQVRPRCPALEHVILRADSEASARNATTTQALLAAAPMAVPTWPDPGDYATVLYTSGTTGPSKGVVLSHEYLVRLGWSFVDSARMTERDVVFVPMPMFHVSGLQGLLTPILAGSQSVIEKRFHPATAWEIVRRFGCTGMVSVGPMIAMLMSKPADPGDRELPLRFLGTAPLPCPVEEIHRRFGVEVQTMYGLTEAFPVAVARLGEKFPDGSAGRPINEDLEIRLVDDHGADVPRGEPGEILIRARTPHAMFEGYLKGGGAGPLRAERDEWFHTGDIGKLDVDGYFYFVDRKKDAIRRRGENISSMEIEAAIHLHPDVEDVAVHAVPSDLGEDDVKAVVVPVSGSALSAEALFAHFDEVLPRFARPRYLEFMEAIPRNPVGRIQKFVLRERGLTPTTIDRG